Proteins encoded in a region of the Stieleria neptunia genome:
- a CDS encoding FHA domain-containing protein, producing MEKMLHSVAAMGSAMRIVLEIIAGTYAGRKKALRAPLVLVVGRGESADWILPHDTTMSSRHFEVSVNQQGCFVTDLNSTNGTTVDGERIDQRPLDDGNQIQAGSTVFRVSMTRRAPLSAPLSAPLSAPITGQQSTAAPPPAESRTDAPPQPPPLNAEPLTPPQPPAPPPPAPPVSVSDVLRQTERIRSGGVAEDSAEFHVSSPPSRRFTGAVIEVVSDRDHGRKSMLRSGHSITVGRSEQSDFVIPDPQLSAIHFQLADDRSGWQLTDLNSTAGTTVNGVRVSTTLLKTGDRIIAGQTHFVVTTGESAPLAGGRDQAILPFQVGVRDDDPQVRRAAIRAAAWSREPWLLDFCRGCAKAPSPDQWDGLEMLSVLGRPSDLQLIRGLGRCADLGPNRFELLASFAHPAVVPDLIDVIGGDQLKEAVAAALAFSRITGVDIASGQRATLTTDENGDDEEFDEEEVMVPDAAKAEQQWAGLAESFASGTRVHQGIETSVTPTPELLEALDMRSRWEACVRGKYEGTWNGAPFDLERWINP from the coding sequence ATGGAAAAAATGCTTCACAGCGTTGCCGCAATGGGTTCGGCGATGAGGATCGTTCTGGAGATCATCGCCGGTACCTACGCCGGCCGCAAGAAAGCGTTGCGCGCTCCGCTGGTTCTGGTCGTCGGCCGCGGTGAGTCGGCCGACTGGATTCTGCCGCACGACACCACGATGTCGTCGCGACATTTTGAAGTGTCCGTGAACCAGCAGGGTTGTTTCGTCACCGATCTGAACAGCACCAACGGGACGACAGTCGACGGCGAACGGATTGATCAGCGGCCGCTGGATGACGGGAATCAGATTCAAGCCGGATCGACCGTCTTTCGCGTTTCCATGACTCGGCGTGCCCCGCTGTCTGCCCCGCTGTCCGCGCCGCTGTCCGCGCCGATTACCGGACAGCAATCGACAGCCGCCCCGCCCCCCGCCGAATCTCGCACTGACGCTCCGCCGCAACCACCGCCACTGAATGCCGAGCCACTGACTCCGCCGCAACCACCGGCACCGCCCCCCCCGGCACCGCCCGTCTCGGTGAGCGACGTGCTGCGTCAAACCGAACGGATCCGTTCCGGCGGTGTCGCCGAAGACTCGGCGGAGTTTCATGTCAGCAGCCCTCCCTCGCGTCGGTTCACCGGCGCGGTCATCGAAGTCGTTTCCGATCGCGACCACGGTCGTAAGTCGATGCTTCGATCCGGGCACTCCATCACGGTCGGTCGCTCGGAGCAATCAGATTTCGTGATTCCGGATCCTCAGTTGTCCGCGATTCACTTTCAACTTGCCGATGATCGATCCGGATGGCAGCTGACCGATCTCAATAGCACCGCGGGCACGACGGTCAACGGCGTCAGGGTTTCCACAACGTTGCTCAAAACCGGTGATCGGATCATTGCCGGGCAGACCCACTTCGTTGTCACCACCGGCGAGTCGGCTCCGCTGGCGGGCGGCCGCGATCAAGCCATCCTTCCGTTCCAAGTCGGCGTGCGCGATGACGATCCGCAGGTTCGCCGCGCTGCGATCCGAGCGGCGGCTTGGTCGAGGGAGCCATGGCTATTGGATTTTTGCCGTGGGTGTGCGAAAGCACCAAGTCCCGACCAGTGGGATGGGCTGGAGATGTTGTCCGTTCTGGGTCGACCTAGCGACCTGCAGTTGATTCGCGGTCTGGGCCGCTGTGCTGATTTGGGCCCGAATCGTTTCGAGCTGCTCGCCTCGTTCGCGCACCCAGCTGTCGTTCCCGATCTGATTGACGTCATCGGCGGCGATCAGCTCAAGGAGGCCGTCGCGGCCGCGTTGGCATTTTCGCGCATCACCGGAGTTGACATTGCATCGGGCCAGCGGGCCACCTTGACGACGGACGAGAACGGTGACGACGAGGAGTTTGACGAGGAGGAGGTGATGGTCCCCGACGCGGCGAAAGCCGAGCAGCAATGGGCTGGACTTGCCGAGTCCTTTGCGTCGGGCACCCGCGTTCATCAGGGGATCGAAACCAGCGTGACGCCGACGCCAGAGTTGCTGGAAGCGCTTGATATGCGTTCACGGTGGGAGGCTTGTGTGCGTGGCAAATACGAGGGCACGTGGAACGGTGCCCCGTTTGATCTGGAACGATGGATCAATCCATGA
- a CDS encoding arylsulfatase translates to MIMVDDLGFSDVGCYGSEIETPNLDALADGGLRFSQFYNTAKCHSSRVSLLSGQYCIAAGDTALRHAVTSAEVLRDSGYFTAMTGKWHLKQQPTDFGFDRYFGHLSGACNYFRGDNTFRLNGNAWTVPPQDFYTTVANVDFALQFLGDARESGKPWHLYVAFNAPHAPLQALPQDYAKYQGRYEAGWDQIRQSRVAKQVELGLLPADCQPSPRPEHVPAWNSLSEARKRFEVKRMTTLAAMIDRVDQEIGRLVGDLKEAGEFDNTLIWFVSDNGACPYDRRSNKLDALPTDGTVTWSDSTGWAWARNSPFRYYKQNQFEGGICTPAIVHWPAGIRRDAGSVVRQPAHLIDILPTFAEVTESKIPTEYPGRSLRPVSGQSLRPVFNGETLQRKQPLHFLFASDRGLRQGDWKIVSFRSGAWELYNLAVDRTERTDLAEREPERVESMVQRWTRMARELLHAPDRAYAPVGPANLPHRHPEWTHFDADPSESRRGGQAKTNSRSAKSGKAIRARKNTKLEIADDELRLQFSGEDSGLAFDRLPATLPAGPYALAFQLQRRAEGGGDVFYTTDAKTALPNGNHVAFELDKQGQWRDHTIRLDTKLRLHKLRLDVGEGDGTATVKDLRLLDDQGQVLLRWP, encoded by the coding sequence ATGATCATGGTCGATGATCTCGGGTTTTCGGACGTCGGGTGCTATGGCAGCGAAATCGAGACGCCGAATTTGGATGCACTTGCTGACGGCGGACTTCGATTCTCTCAGTTCTACAACACCGCAAAATGCCACTCCTCGCGGGTGTCCCTGTTGAGCGGCCAGTACTGCATCGCGGCCGGCGACACGGCGCTCCGCCATGCCGTCACGAGCGCAGAGGTGCTTCGCGATTCCGGCTACTTCACCGCGATGACCGGAAAATGGCATTTGAAACAACAGCCCACCGACTTCGGATTTGACCGCTACTTCGGCCATCTCAGCGGAGCCTGCAATTATTTTCGCGGAGACAACACGTTTCGCCTGAACGGCAATGCATGGACCGTTCCCCCGCAAGACTTTTACACCACGGTCGCCAACGTCGACTTCGCCTTGCAGTTTTTGGGCGACGCGCGGGAAAGCGGAAAACCCTGGCATCTCTATGTCGCCTTCAACGCGCCCCACGCCCCGCTGCAGGCGTTGCCACAGGACTATGCGAAATACCAGGGGCGTTATGAAGCCGGCTGGGATCAAATTCGCCAATCCAGAGTTGCCAAACAAGTCGAGCTGGGATTGTTACCGGCCGACTGCCAACCGAGTCCTCGTCCCGAACACGTCCCCGCGTGGAACAGTCTGTCCGAAGCCCGGAAGCGTTTCGAAGTGAAGCGGATGACCACACTGGCGGCGATGATCGATCGCGTGGATCAAGAGATCGGTCGACTGGTCGGGGATTTGAAGGAAGCCGGAGAGTTTGACAATACCTTGATCTGGTTTGTTTCCGACAACGGTGCGTGTCCGTATGATCGACGCAGCAACAAGCTGGACGCGCTGCCGACCGACGGAACCGTCACATGGAGTGATTCGACCGGTTGGGCTTGGGCGCGAAACAGTCCATTTCGTTACTACAAGCAGAACCAGTTTGAAGGCGGGATTTGCACGCCGGCGATCGTGCATTGGCCGGCGGGCATCCGGCGTGACGCCGGTTCGGTCGTTCGCCAGCCCGCCCACCTGATCGACATCTTGCCGACGTTTGCCGAGGTGACCGAATCAAAAATCCCGACCGAGTACCCGGGGCGCTCCTTGCGACCGGTATCGGGGCAATCACTGCGGCCTGTCTTCAACGGCGAGACCCTTCAACGCAAACAACCGTTGCATTTCCTGTTCGCCTCCGATCGCGGGCTTCGCCAGGGAGACTGGAAAATCGTCAGTTTCCGAAGTGGCGCTTGGGAACTGTACAACCTTGCCGTCGATCGGACGGAACGGACGGACTTGGCCGAGCGGGAACCGGAGCGTGTGGAGTCGATGGTTCAGCGGTGGACCCGAATGGCCCGCGAACTGCTTCACGCCCCCGATCGAGCGTACGCGCCCGTGGGGCCGGCGAATTTACCCCATCGTCATCCCGAATGGACTCACTTCGATGCCGACCCGAGTGAATCACGGCGAGGCGGTCAAGCGAAAACAAACTCGAGGTCCGCGAAATCCGGAAAGGCGATCCGGGCGCGAAAGAACACCAAGCTGGAAATCGCCGACGACGAGCTCCGGCTGCAGTTTAGCGGCGAAGATTCGGGGCTGGCATTTGACCGTTTGCCCGCGACGCTGCCCGCAGGACCGTACGCGTTGGCGTTCCAGTTGCAACGTCGCGCCGAGGGCGGTGGTGACGTGTTTTATACCACCGACGCCAAGACGGCTTTGCCCAACGGGAACCACGTTGCGTTTGAGTTAGACAAACAGGGGCAATGGCGCGACCACACGATCCGACTCGATACCAAGCTGCGACTCCACAAACTGCGTCTGGACGTGGGGGAAGGAGATGGGACGGCGACCGTCAAGGACCTGCGATTGCTTGACGACCAGGGGCAAGTCCTGTTGCGCTGGCCGTAG
- a CDS encoding DUF1553 domain-containing protein gives MDFLMRVCCCFLLTVLTGVAWCDLAESADSEEQTVSFNHQIRPILSDTCFFCHGPDEEDRQADVRLDVAGQVDLTELVSRITSDDPEMLMPPPDSNKSLSPDQIALLTRWVKSGARYEKHWSFSPPAEVTPPQIAGGDESKDEIDRFVIAKLRERGFTLNDAADQRTLIRRVTMDLTGLPPTRSQIQAFLNDTSPQAYEHLVDRLLESPHYGEHMARYWLDLVRFADTNGLHHDHYREMTPYRDWVIRAFNENLPFDDFTVAQIAGDLYEQPTTDQLVASGFNRLHLIIDRGTALPEESFMRNVVDRVSAVGTAFLGLTLECAVCHDHKYDPITQRDFYQFYAFFNNFDGEPETGGRRGLDFKRGLQPPYLELPSQSQTEELSRLNQQIAGVQSSLKKLERKQKSNKQAEQTAASEEQDRAAEETKKQLSDQLTGLQASRDRLIESIPATLIMKERAEVRPAHILVRGNYDQPGEVVTRDTPGFLPPMKSDQPTKTRMDLAKWLVDPDNPLTARVAVNRFWQQLFGVGIVKTSEDFGAQGEPPSHPELLDYLTNRFVDSGWDVKALMRQIVLSQTYRQSSAAPQERFIADPQNRLLARGSRYRYDAEVIRDQVLAVSGLLNPTLYGKSVKPPQPEGLWKIVAMPYSYPRVFEPDQGDKIYRRSVYSFWKRGLPPPQMTIFDAPTRESCSARRERTNTPLQALVLMNEQQYFVAAMTLAYQLLQQTESSDRQRIEIAYETITSKVPSENALNRMVDALQQFRTVYRDNPNAAQTMIAQRGPAMLPADGPEPKNTDLAAMTMLVHSLLNLDAAKTRE, from the coding sequence ATGGATTTTTTAATGCGAGTTTGTTGTTGTTTTCTTCTGACGGTACTGACCGGTGTCGCGTGGTGCGACCTGGCCGAATCCGCTGATTCAGAGGAACAGACAGTTTCATTCAATCACCAAATTCGACCGATCCTTTCGGACACGTGCTTCTTCTGTCATGGACCGGACGAGGAGGACCGACAGGCGGATGTCCGCTTGGATGTCGCGGGGCAGGTTGATTTAACGGAATTGGTCTCGCGCATCACCTCGGACGATCCGGAGATGCTCATGCCGCCGCCGGATTCGAACAAGTCGCTGTCGCCGGATCAGATCGCTTTGCTGACCCGCTGGGTCAAGTCTGGGGCACGCTACGAGAAACATTGGTCGTTTTCTCCGCCGGCCGAAGTCACTCCGCCGCAGATTGCCGGCGGCGACGAATCCAAAGACGAGATCGATCGGTTTGTGATCGCGAAACTCCGGGAACGCGGATTCACGCTCAACGATGCGGCCGATCAACGCACGCTGATTCGTCGCGTCACGATGGATTTGACCGGACTGCCACCCACGCGGTCGCAGATTCAGGCGTTTCTCAATGACACGTCTCCCCAGGCCTATGAACATCTGGTGGATCGATTGTTGGAATCGCCACACTATGGCGAACACATGGCGCGCTACTGGCTGGACCTGGTTCGTTTCGCCGATACCAATGGATTGCATCACGATCACTATCGCGAAATGACGCCCTATCGCGACTGGGTGATTCGCGCCTTCAACGAAAACCTGCCCTTCGATGACTTCACCGTCGCGCAAATCGCGGGCGATCTCTACGAACAACCGACGACGGACCAGTTGGTCGCGTCCGGATTCAACCGACTGCACTTGATCATCGATCGCGGCACCGCCCTGCCCGAAGAAAGTTTCATGCGGAATGTGGTCGACCGTGTTTCAGCCGTCGGCACCGCGTTCCTGGGACTGACACTCGAATGTGCCGTCTGTCATGACCACAAGTATGACCCGATCACGCAACGCGACTTCTATCAGTTCTACGCGTTCTTCAACAACTTTGACGGCGAACCGGAAACGGGAGGGCGTCGCGGCCTGGACTTTAAACGCGGTCTGCAACCGCCGTATTTGGAACTGCCCAGCCAAAGTCAAACCGAGGAACTATCGCGATTGAATCAACAGATCGCCGGGGTCCAATCGAGTCTCAAGAAGCTTGAACGCAAGCAGAAGTCAAACAAACAAGCCGAGCAAACGGCCGCGTCGGAGGAGCAGGATCGCGCGGCGGAAGAAACAAAAAAGCAACTGAGTGACCAACTAACGGGTCTGCAAGCGTCCCGTGACCGGTTGATCGAATCGATTCCCGCGACGTTGATCATGAAGGAGCGTGCCGAGGTTCGTCCGGCTCACATTCTGGTTCGTGGCAACTACGACCAGCCCGGCGAAGTGGTCACCAGGGACACGCCCGGTTTTCTGCCGCCAATGAAATCGGACCAGCCGACCAAGACGCGGATGGATCTGGCGAAATGGCTGGTCGACCCGGACAATCCGCTGACGGCGCGGGTGGCGGTCAACCGATTCTGGCAACAACTCTTTGGTGTCGGAATCGTCAAGACATCGGAAGATTTTGGTGCCCAAGGCGAACCGCCCAGCCACCCCGAATTGTTGGACTACTTGACGAACCGATTCGTCGATTCCGGCTGGGACGTCAAAGCATTGATGCGCCAAATCGTCCTCTCGCAAACCTACCGCCAAAGTTCGGCGGCCCCGCAAGAACGATTCATCGCCGATCCGCAAAATCGATTGTTGGCCCGCGGCTCGCGTTACCGCTATGACGCCGAGGTGATTCGCGATCAGGTGTTGGCGGTTAGCGGTTTGCTGAACCCGACGCTGTATGGAAAAAGCGTCAAGCCGCCGCAACCCGAAGGCCTTTGGAAGATCGTGGCCATGCCCTACTCCTATCCGCGCGTCTTTGAACCCGATCAAGGCGACAAGATCTATCGGCGGAGTGTGTATTCGTTCTGGAAACGTGGCTTGCCGCCGCCGCAAATGACGATCTTTGACGCCCCGACGCGGGAGAGTTGCTCGGCCCGAAGGGAGCGGACCAACACGCCCTTGCAAGCGTTGGTCTTGATGAACGAACAACAGTACTTCGTCGCCGCGATGACACTCGCCTATCAACTGCTGCAACAGACCGAATCGAGCGATCGACAACGGATCGAGATTGCCTATGAAACGATCACGTCAAAGGTCCCGAGTGAAAATGCGTTGAATCGCATGGTCGACGCGTTGCAGCAATTCCGAACGGTCTACCGCGACAATCCAAATGCCGCTCAAACCATGATCGCGCAACGTGGGCCTGCAATGCTGCCAGCCGATGGGCCCGAACCGAAGAACACCGACCTGGCGGCGATGACGATGTTGGTCCACTCGCTGTTGAACCTTGATGCCGCAAAGACGAGAGAGTAA
- a CDS encoding imm11 family protein: protein MYWVWTNRRESEDEATVSRRPAVISERRLRFDDGSAITEEVPLIEIDIDADSGSVLTENLVANATTGLLFSEKLRNVLQSVGVDNLQYFDCVIHFAAENRDVTDYRLANIVGRVACVDESTSDFMYMPSDPTEIMMINKLGIDESKIEDLLMLRLHEYDQIILVHEKVKQAVTDAGISGVQFFKPEDYRP from the coding sequence ATGTATTGGGTTTGGACAAACCGTCGTGAATCAGAAGACGAAGCCACGGTCAGCCGCCGCCCGGCGGTGATCTCGGAACGCCGCCTGAGGTTCGACGACGGCTCGGCGATTACCGAAGAAGTGCCGCTGATCGAAATTGATATCGACGCCGATTCCGGTAGCGTGCTCACCGAGAATCTGGTCGCCAACGCGACGACGGGGTTACTGTTCTCCGAAAAATTACGCAACGTTTTGCAGTCCGTCGGCGTCGATAATCTGCAATACTTTGACTGTGTGATCCATTTCGCCGCCGAAAATCGAGATGTCACCGATTATCGTCTCGCCAACATCGTGGGGCGAGTGGCGTGCGTTGACGAATCGACGTCCGATTTCATGTACATGCCGTCGGATCCGACAGAGATCATGATGATCAACAAGCTTGGCATCGACGAATCCAAAATCGAAGACCTGCTGATGCTGCGACTGCATGAGTACGACCAGATCATCCTGGTCCATGAAAAAGTCAAACAGGCCGTCACCGATGCCGGCATTTCGGGTGTTCAGTTTTTTAAACCCGAAGACTACAGACCCTAA
- a CDS encoding ABC transporter permease, with protein MADLRLPGPVGTSDATLPSDSGTNQCRLMPTPGSVGRDGGVEAMSLDDRFVKVLHLTVPKLPAEIQEEFAAMLSPASIGIIVGVLVVWAGSHYFGVGFIADALLLIVGLGFLGWQVWSVGNDFVTFVELTYSARTEADLEKASKHLANFLAVVGVAAFMALIAKGAKRYGPKIKNMRGIIKAATAADAGMPPNHFRAFLRAAANPNRPRIILVRQTNPKSVRWIQKGFPAKPKEIKFKTSKQTGIVTCKDVSEVAKAQKTVRSGSTKQYFVVDRNRRTATNGKGETIDVGNADWPVEPGQVVDPLSQKPLVGDYDLMGVIDPNAKGRNLALAVDNTANARAGKPAGTLTDDFTNTDIKKVAADVNKQLDQDRVLHGSQEAFDSLDNLAADELVVGFFPDGQAMSFNREGLKTFYQSIGRSTLDLKKFMD; from the coding sequence ATGGCTGACTTACGCCTTCCCGGTCCCGTGGGCACGAGCGATGCGACGCTGCCGAGCGATTCCGGGACCAACCAGTGTCGGCTGATGCCCACGCCAGGATCCGTCGGGCGGGACGGAGGTGTGGAAGCGATGTCGCTGGACGATCGCTTTGTGAAAGTGTTGCATTTGACGGTCCCCAAGTTGCCCGCCGAGATTCAGGAAGAGTTCGCCGCGATGCTGTCGCCGGCCAGCATCGGAATCATCGTCGGTGTGTTGGTGGTCTGGGCGGGGTCGCATTACTTCGGCGTGGGATTCATCGCCGACGCCCTGTTGTTGATCGTCGGGCTGGGGTTCTTGGGGTGGCAGGTTTGGTCGGTCGGCAATGATTTCGTGACCTTTGTGGAACTGACGTATTCGGCGCGGACCGAGGCGGACCTGGAAAAGGCGTCCAAACATTTGGCGAACTTTTTGGCGGTGGTCGGCGTGGCGGCCTTCATGGCGCTGATCGCCAAGGGCGCCAAACGCTATGGTCCGAAAATCAAGAACATGCGCGGGATCATCAAGGCGGCAACCGCCGCCGACGCGGGGATGCCGCCGAATCACTTTCGTGCGTTCCTGCGCGCCGCCGCCAACCCGAACCGGCCACGGATCATCCTGGTGCGTCAGACCAATCCGAAATCGGTTCGCTGGATCCAGAAAGGGTTCCCGGCGAAACCGAAAGAGATCAAGTTCAAAACCAGCAAGCAAACCGGCATCGTGACGTGCAAAGATGTCTCGGAGGTCGCCAAGGCGCAGAAAACGGTTCGCTCGGGCAGCACCAAGCAATACTTCGTCGTCGACCGCAACCGCCGCACCGCGACCAACGGCAAAGGGGAAACGATCGACGTCGGCAATGCGGATTGGCCGGTCGAGCCGGGCCAGGTCGTCGACCCGCTGTCACAGAAACCGCTGGTCGGAGATTACGATTTGATGGGCGTGATCGATCCCAACGCGAAAGGACGAAACTTGGCGCTCGCCGTCGACAACACGGCCAACGCCCGCGCGGGCAAGCCGGCCGGGACCCTGACCGACGATTTCACCAACACCGACATCAAAAAGGTCGCCGCAGACGTCAACAAACAACTCGACCAGGATCGGGTGTTGCACGGATCGCAAGAAGCCTTCGACAGCCTGGACAATCTGGCGGCCGATGAACTGGTCGTCGGCTTTTTCCCGGACGGCCAGGCGATGTCGTTCAACCGCGAAGGGCTGAAGACGTTCTACCAATCGATCGGACGATCGACCTTGGACCTGAAAAAGTTCATGGATTGA
- a CDS encoding sulfatase — protein MFNRFCVTSLLCLVAIVALPQAQSKPPNVLLICVDDLKPTIGCYGDPVAVTPNLDALAARGVRFDLAYCNQAVCSPSRNSLMTGLRPQTIGVYDLSTHFRDAAPDAITVSQHFQRNGYLAEGLGKIYHTGHGNRDDADSWSVPSWRPKAPAYVLETNLAMRKRDAKGRMRGPATESADVSDGTYADGLIAEEAVHRLEVYQQQSDQPFFLAVGFLKPHLPFIAPQRYWDLYDKRNLPMPKVKALPRDAPGYASTTFGELRNYSDMPARGEIDQATTRHLIHGYYAATSYTDAQIGKLLDALDRLNLTDDTIVALWGDHGWHLGDHGMWCKHTNYEQAARIPIIIAAPGGARGAGTQAMIETVDLYPTLSELAGLPTPAGLDGQSFAGVIRDADATARDFVTHVYPRGGRLGRAIRNNRYRMVEWKTIAGPREDAEIELYDYQVDPLETENIAATSAAVVTMLRANLDPQPEAKPQWKQRKK, from the coding sequence ATGTTCAACCGATTCTGCGTCACCAGTTTGCTGTGTCTTGTTGCAATCGTGGCGTTGCCCCAGGCTCAGTCCAAGCCCCCCAACGTCTTGCTGATTTGCGTCGACGATCTGAAACCGACGATCGGCTGCTATGGAGATCCGGTCGCCGTCACCCCGAATCTCGATGCCCTGGCAGCCCGGGGAGTGCGTTTCGACCTGGCGTACTGCAACCAGGCCGTCTGCTCGCCGAGCCGTAATTCGCTGATGACCGGTTTGCGGCCGCAAACCATCGGGGTCTACGATTTGTCCACGCATTTTCGCGACGCGGCGCCCGATGCCATCACGGTCAGCCAACACTTTCAACGCAACGGTTACCTGGCCGAGGGACTCGGAAAGATTTATCACACCGGCCACGGGAATCGCGATGATGCCGATTCTTGGAGTGTCCCGTCTTGGCGTCCCAAGGCACCTGCCTACGTCCTGGAAACGAACTTGGCGATGAGGAAGCGGGATGCAAAAGGACGCATGCGCGGCCCGGCAACCGAATCCGCCGATGTCTCCGACGGGACCTACGCCGATGGTCTGATCGCCGAAGAGGCCGTCCACCGATTGGAAGTCTATCAACAACAAAGCGATCAGCCGTTCTTTTTGGCGGTCGGATTTCTCAAACCACACCTGCCTTTTATCGCACCACAGCGTTATTGGGATCTGTACGACAAACGCAACTTACCGATGCCGAAGGTCAAGGCGCTGCCACGGGACGCGCCCGGTTATGCATCAACAACGTTTGGTGAACTTCGCAACTATAGCGACATGCCGGCACGGGGCGAGATCGACCAAGCCACCACGCGACATTTGATTCACGGCTACTATGCCGCGACCAGCTACACCGATGCGCAAATCGGCAAGTTGCTCGATGCTCTCGATCGATTGAACCTCACCGACGATACCATTGTCGCACTGTGGGGGGATCACGGCTGGCACCTGGGTGATCACGGCATGTGGTGCAAACACACCAATTATGAGCAAGCCGCACGCATTCCAATCATCATTGCGGCGCCGGGCGGCGCCCGCGGAGCGGGGACTCAGGCCATGATCGAAACCGTCGACCTGTATCCAACGCTCAGCGAGTTGGCGGGGTTACCGACGCCGGCCGGGCTGGACGGCCAAAGTTTTGCCGGTGTGATCCGAGACGCCGACGCGACCGCAAGAGACTTTGTCACGCACGTCTATCCGCGCGGCGGTCGACTCGGACGTGCCATTCGAAACAATCGATACCGAATGGTGGAATGGAAGACGATCGCAGGGCCACGCGAAGACGCCGAGATCGAACTCTATGACTACCAGGTCGATCCTTTGGAAACAGAGAACATCGCCGCGACGTCGGCGGCGGTCGTCACGATGCTGCGCGCCAATTTGGACCCGCAACCCGAAGCCAAACCGCAGTGGAAGCAGCGAAAAAAGTAG
- a CDS encoding DUF1501 domain-containing protein, producing MDTNQPTDHRRGFLKDCLLRHCGMGLGATALASLISQTHSHANPAVGGAAGLSGDGLHFPARAKRVIFLFMAGAPSQIDLFDHKPELHQQFGKPLPPSVSNGQRVTAMTKGKQQLVAPSMFSFAPQGKSGMMMSELLPHLSKVADDLCIVKSLNTDAINHDPAKTLFCTGSQIPGKASLGSWLSYGLGRMNENLPDFVVMNSAFWTGGTGNVQALYSRLWGSGFLPSKHQGVSFQPSGDPVLFLSNPPGVTPPGRQHMLDLVSELNRQHLDEVGDPEIKTTIAQQEMAFRMQTSVPELTDLSDEPEHVLDQYGPEVHKSGSFARNCLLARRMVERGVRFVQLFHRGWDHHVGLPKKLRGQAYDVDQASAGLIADLKQRGLLDDTLIVFGGEFGRTTFCQGKLTPTDYGRDHHPRCFSVWMAGGGIKGGMTYGQTDEFSYNIVEDPVHIRDLNATILHQLGIDHRRLTFPFRGLDQRLTGVEEAHVVKDLLA from the coding sequence ATGGACACGAATCAGCCAACCGATCATCGGCGTGGGTTTCTCAAGGATTGCCTGTTGCGTCACTGCGGCATGGGACTGGGGGCGACCGCGCTGGCGTCGTTGATCTCACAGACACACTCCCATGCCAATCCGGCCGTCGGAGGCGCTGCGGGTCTTTCCGGCGACGGGCTTCATTTTCCCGCCCGCGCCAAACGTGTGATCTTCTTGTTCATGGCCGGTGCGCCCAGCCAAATCGATTTGTTCGACCACAAGCCGGAACTGCACCAACAGTTCGGCAAGCCGTTGCCACCGAGTGTCAGCAATGGTCAGCGCGTGACGGCGATGACCAAGGGGAAACAGCAACTGGTCGCACCTTCCATGTTCTCGTTCGCTCCGCAAGGAAAAAGCGGGATGATGATGAGCGAACTGTTGCCGCACCTGTCCAAGGTCGCTGACGATTTGTGCATCGTGAAATCGTTGAATACCGACGCGATCAATCACGACCCCGCCAAAACGCTTTTCTGCACCGGGTCGCAGATTCCCGGCAAAGCGAGTTTGGGGTCCTGGCTCAGCTACGGCTTGGGACGCATGAACGAAAACCTGCCCGACTTTGTGGTGATGAATTCGGCGTTCTGGACCGGCGGCACCGGCAACGTGCAAGCGCTCTACAGCCGGCTCTGGGGATCCGGGTTCCTGCCGTCAAAGCACCAGGGCGTTTCGTTCCAACCGTCCGGTGATCCGGTGCTGTTTTTGTCCAACCCACCCGGCGTGACCCCACCCGGTCGACAGCACATGCTGGATTTGGTTTCGGAGTTGAACCGACAACACTTGGACGAAGTCGGTGATCCGGAAATCAAGACCACGATCGCCCAGCAAGAGATGGCGTTTCGGATGCAAACGTCCGTGCCCGAATTGACCGATTTGAGTGACGAGCCCGAGCATGTGCTCGACCAGTACGGTCCCGAAGTGCACAAGAGCGGATCATTCGCGCGGAACTGCCTGTTGGCGCGACGGATGGTCGAGCGTGGCGTGCGGTTCGTGCAATTGTTTCATCGCGGCTGGGACCACCACGTCGGGCTGCCCAAGAAATTGCGTGGCCAGGCGTACGATGTGGACCAGGCGTCCGCGGGACTGATTGCGGATCTCAAACAACGCGGATTGCTGGACGATACCTTGATCGTCTTCGGCGGCGAATTCGGACGCACCACGTTTTGCCAGGGCAAACTGACACCGACCGATTACGGCCGCGACCACCATCCACGCTGCTTCAGTGTTTGGATGGCCGGCGGGGGAATCAAGGGCGGAATGACCTACGGTCAGACCGATGAGTTCAGTTACAACATCGTCGAAGATCCCGTCCACATCCGTGATCTGAATGCCACGATTTTGCACCAACTGGGGATCGACCACAGACGGCTGACTTTCCCGTTTCGTGGATTGGACCAACGGCTGACCGGCGTCGAAGAGGCGCATGTGGTCAAGGATCTGTTGGCGTAG